Below is a window of Onychostoma macrolepis isolate SWU-2019 chromosome 06, ASM1243209v1, whole genome shotgun sequence DNA.
gggttattttgattaggtaaagaataactaataaatactagctaactaacacaataaaacaataaaaacatgataacaaaaaaaatgattttttaaaatatttaaaaacagagttatctgtttttgcaaataaactcttcatatataaaatggTACATAAGATTATCAATAATAGAGCTCCTTTATATTTGAATGCACTTTTTTCTAGGGTAAATGAGCAACATTGTTATAAAACTAGGCAAAGTCTTATGGATAATAcattatgtcattttaaaactaTGTATGGTCATAGGTCTTTTAGATATTCTTGGGCACTTTTGTGGAATAAATTACCTCTGGATATTAAAGGTATATCAACTatggttagttttagtttaaaagcTAAAAATTGGCTCTTAAGTAGGTTGTTTTGTTGATGAATTTTTATTACGTACGTGGTTATTTGTGATTGTAAATTTTTGTGAATGTggaattttattgtaatttttgtatttataatgcaGTGCCAGTGTACCTGTTGCCGGGAGTGGAGTTTGTGCTTTACATCAAGGACCACAATggaaaaataagttttattttaaactttattgtgTTATCCTTGACGAATTGAGTGTATTCACTACTTTTTgtgtcaaacaaacaaacaaacaaacaatgcatGTACAATGCGGGCTGCCAGCTCATTGTTTTGGGTTGAGAGGATCACACGACTGTTACATGACCAGTACTCCAGTTCAAAAAATTTTTCACTGTACAAAAAGCTGTCTCAGTATTGCTGGTTGCACTCACATTGCTGGTTAGAGCTCAACATAAGAAACATTGACAGCCACTCGACTACAATTTAGTCAACTCAGCACAATTGTGGTCATCTGTCGACTCAGTTTCTTTCTGCTTCTCATGCATTGCAGTCCTCAAGTCTGTCCACCAGTAAAACAGAAATGTCTTTGGTTCCTCCAGCATGAACACATTCCAGTTGGTTATGAAGTCTGGTGTCCACCAAATCTTTTCAAAGTCCTCTTTGACCCTAGGACCTTTTGGGAAGGTATAAAAACAGGTACCTGCATGGGCATATCCACTTTTGCAGGTGTCATCTTGGCAAACTTGCTACACTGCTGCTCATGGCTCCTCCACAACAGGATGATCAGCACTGAGGGAAACAACTTTTACAATTTCTAAGTCCAACAGGACAGGACAAGTGACGAGTCCATTATTAATACagatgcatctcaataaattagaatgtcgtggaaaagttcatttatttcagcaattcaactcaaattgtgaaactcgtgtattaaataaattcaatgcacacagactgaagtagtttaagtctttggttcttttaattgtgatgattttggctcacatttaacaaaaacccaccaattctcaacaaattagaaaacttcataagaccaataaaaaacaaaaacaaaacatttttagtgaattgttggccttctgggaagtatgttcatttactgtatatgtactcaatacttggtaggggctctttttgctttaattactgcctcagttcggcgtggcatggaggtgatcagtttgtggcaccgCTGAGGTGGTaaggaagcccaggtttctttgacagtggccttcagctcatctgcatttttcatagattctctatggggtttaGGTCTgttgagtttgctggccagtcaagcacaccaacaccatggtcatttaaccaacttttggtgcttttggcagtgtgggcaggtgccaaatcctgttggaaaatgaaatcagcatctttaaaaagctggtcagcagaaggaagcatgaagtgctccaaaatttcttggtaaacgggtgcagtgactttggttttcaaaaaacacaatggaccaacaccagcagaggacattgcaccccaaatcatcacagactgtggaaacttaacactggacttcaagcaacttgggctatgagcttctccacccttcctccagactctaggaccttggtttccaaatgcaatACAAAAcctgctctcatctgaaaagaggactttggaccactgggcaacagtccagtttttCTTctcagcccaggtaagacgcctctgacgttgtctgtggttcaggagtggcttaacaagaggaatacgacaactgtagccaaattccttgacatgtctgtgtgtggtggctcttgatgtcttgaccccagcctcagtccgtaacttgtgaagttcacccaaattcttgaatcgattttgcttgacaatcctcataaggctgcggttctctcggttggttgtgcatctttttcttccacactttttccttccactcaactttctgttaacatgcttggatacagcactctgtgaacagccagcttctttggcaatgaatgtttgtggcttaccctccttgtgaagggtgtcaatgacaactgtcagatcagcagtcttccccatgattgtgtagcctagtgaaccaaactgagagaccactttgaaggctcaggaaacctttgcaggtattttgagttgattagctgattggcatgtcaccatattctaatttgttgagatagtgaattggtgggtttttgttaaatgtgagccaaaatcaccacgattaaaataaccaaagacttaaactacttcagtctgtgtgcattgaatttatttaatacatgagtttcacaatttgagttgaattactgaaataaatgaactttcccacgacattctaatttattgagatgcacctgaaTATGCAGTATTACCTAGCAGATGCATGGCAACATAAGGCACTTGCtttttatatgtgaccctggaccacaaaaatcattaggatattaagtaaagatcatgttccatgaagatattttgtaaatttactagcgtaaatatatcaaaacttaatttttggtttgtaatgtgcatggctaagaacttcatttggacaattttaaagcaattttctcaatatgagaaaccctcagattccagatttcaaatttcaaatttgtatctcagccaaatattgttctatcctaacaaaagcttatttattcagctttcagatgatgtataaatctaaatttcaaaaattgacctttatgactggttttgcggtccagggtcacatgtttTTTCCTAATTTGCTACCAATCAGTGTGCTTATGCTGATGGTCAACACCTCTAAATCTCATTTTGGTAAACCTGGATTTCTTTCTGGAATCGTGGTTACATTCTACTACTCTCTTGCTGGTTATATGGCTCTGGGTCACACAGGTTGTGCCAATGAAGGCTTCTTTGCTACAATTGGAGGTAAAAGATTTCagcataattacatttttgttgtaatgttttgttgtttaggATTCCATGTTGtgattctttttaatttttgtctACAGGCCAGGTTTCTCTTTGGTCTTTGGTTGTGCTTATTGTGATATGTAAGCCATTATGGAGCTTCAAATTCTCTTCAAACCATGCAATAGCAGGAATAATTTTCACGCCGTTCATGACCTGTAGCTGTTCAGTGCCTCCATTTTTAGGCTGGTCCAGGTAAGTCGCTCATGCTAATTACACACTTTGAATTAGAGGAAAAGAGAGgcttaaatattcatttaaattcttAATTCTGATGGTTTTTGGCTTCTAGTTGAGGAGTCCTTATTTGCCAACTGTGTTTTCTCTATTCTTTTAATGCTTTTCAGTCAACTGTCTTCAACAAGCATAAGTTCACATGGATCAATCTTCTCTCCATGCCTTGGAACATTTTACTTTAAAGAAGACCTGACCTGATAATTTTTTGTTAATGCAGACTATAGGTATACATCACATTTGGGCTCTGTACTCTTTAAATAAATAGAGCATGGGTAGATTAGTTTTTGCAAATGCTCAACATATGGTTTATCTCATGTCTCTCCACCTATGCTTCAAAACAAGGTATAGCTCACCACTAAATCTAAACATAAGCCTCTTTTGTAGACATCATCACATGACCAGAACTGTTTAAACCCACCCAAGGGTTCAGTGAGAAACATAATAGTAATGACTTTTTTAAGTCAACGACATCATGCCTGattctattaatattattgtttttagctGCTTTGTCAGCTTTTCCGTATAAATTAAACctttaaacatgacatttaatTCTAGgttttagattttatataaaGTAATAAGAAATGCATTTCCTAAATTATGAGACTACAAAATTGCAATGCTTATGATAAGCTATACCTTGAAGTTATGTGCATTCATggaaaactgtaatttaataaatatagaaaaaatgataaaataaatataaaataaaatggatgaataaatacatacacataaatataGTACTACATTCATCATTGTTTGTAAACCCTCGCTATCTTATTTGACTATCTACCCTTCTAATAATTCTTACATCCTTAATGTCTTTCTTCATTGGAAATGTTTGTGCTTTGGATTTTGAGTTATTCTCATATAATTCTCATATAATCATCTTATAACGTTTTGATAAacattacaattgaaaatatatatatatatatatatatatatatcatacaaGCAATTTGACCAGACTACATTTTGCACACTGATGGCACACTGACCCATACATCTCACTGGAGTGATTTCTAATTGTAATTAATCTAGTTAAGTTTCTAATTACTCTTCCATCAACCTCATTGTTGTAAACTTTGTAATACAAGATGCCACagaataagtatttgaacaagTACTATTAGACCAGAATCTAACCTTCACAACCAATTAACAAAGTTATGGGACAACAGTTTACAAGTCTTAATCTGCCAGGGAATCCCCCTTAAGTGTTCTTGTCACACTGAAACAAGTATTTAGCACTGAAAACAGTACATCAGACCACAAtcacattttttattgaaatacaGTGCTGTGTACTCATTCTGAACCAACAAGTGATATAGTTTCTTAATATAAGAATCTCAAATGTCAAAAGATCCAAAAGTCAAGATCCAAAGCTTCACCTGATTAACTCAAAACTGATTATGTTTGTTCTTATCATTCAAATCCCACTTTGCAACACCCTCCCACCTTATGCTCCTGGATTTATCCCTTATAAGGAACCTTAGACAGATATATAACACCACCTTTGCAAATAAATAGCAGGTCCACCGCAGCAGATTGCATCCTCTCCCTGGTCTGGATCGGTAGTGGGCAAAGATGAACGGCACTGAGGGAAACAACTTCTACATCCCCATGTCCAACAGGACAGGGCTAGTGAGGAGCCCTTTCGAGTATCCGCAGTATTATCTAGCTGAACCGTGGCAGTTTAAGGTGCTTGCAGTCTACATGTTCTTCCTCATGTGTTTTGGATTTCCCATCAATGGCCTTACATTGGTGGTTACAGCTCAACATAAAAAGCTAAGGCAACCTCTCAACTTCATTTTAGTCAACCTGGCTGTGGCTGGAACCATCATGGTTTGTTTTGGATTCACAGTCACTTTCTACACAGCAATTAATGGCTACTTTGCTCTTGGACCAACTGCCTGCGCAATTGAAGGCTTCATGGCCACACTTGGAGGTGAGGGAAATTataatactgtatgtttttggACTGGTTTGATCACTTATGTTTAGCTGTCCTATAATTTGGATGCAACTGATCTCACTATTTTATTTGCTTCACAGGACAAATTGCCCTTTGGTCACTTGTGGTGCTGGCCATTGAGAGATACATTGTGGTCTGCAAGCCTATGGGTAGTTTTAAATTCTCAACCAACCACGCTTTGGCAGGAATCGGATTTACGTGGATAATGGCCATGGCATGTGCAGCTCCTCCTTTGGTTGGGTGGTCAAGGTCGGTTTTAGTGCTTTTTCATTCTTAGTAATTTTGCtagattttaaatgaataaataaataaatgaaataaaataaaaaatttagaaattacacaattttctaaatatagttgtttttaaatgagggAAGCTCAAACTAAATTTCCTAACATCAGGTGCATTTCTTTAACAGATACATCCCTGAGGGAATGCAGTGCTCATGTGGCCCAGACTACTACACCCTGAATCCTGAATACAACAATGAATCATATGTCATCTACATGTTCGTCTGCCATTTTATATTTCCAGTCACCATAATTTTCTTCACCTATGGACGGCTTGTTTGCACAGTCAAGGCGGTAtgaaatttcaaattaaatataaattccaGTTACTGGAATACTATGTTAAAATGACAATGCCTTGGTTATTTTACTCTCTTAGGCTGCAGCTCAACAGCAGGACTCAGCATCTACCCAGAAAGCTGAGAGGGAAGTGACAAAAATGGTCATCCTGATGGTGTTGGGTTTCCTGGTGGCTTGGACCCCTTATGCCACTGTTGCTGCCTGGATCTTCTTTAATAGGGGAGCTGCTTTCAGTGCACAGTTCATGGCTGTTCCTGCCTTTTTCTCAAAGAGCTCATCCATATTTAATCCTATCATTTATGTGCTGCTAAACAAGCAGGTAAATCACATATCAGAATTGCACGAATGAAAAGTCCTACACATTCCATTTCCTCTACTCCCCCCAATTATTAAAAAAGTGGCAAGTCTTCAGAAATGTACTAAATGAAACATTGTTCTTCACAGTTCCGGAACTGCATGCTGACCACTCTTTTCTGTGGAAAGAACCCTCTTGGCGATGATGAGTCCTCAACTGTGTCCACCAGCAAGACAGAGGTGTCCTCTGTATCTCCAGCATAGACTTTCAAACTCCTCACTGATTATGTTCTTTTAGTCACTGACCAATCTGGgcatcttaaaaaaaagaagaaaaaaataattagttgATGCATCTCATAATGTTGTGTTCACTATGACTATTAAACTGGTGAACTCacaaatatttgttaaataagCAAAAGGCTTTTTGGGTTTAATGGGTTATCAGTGAACTTTTTTTATGAACTGGCAGGCTAGCATTTATATCTTTGGtctaaaatgtgtatatattttgtacataaTGAAAAAGAATATATGGATAGAAATAAATAATGGCATTAACAGTGTCTTTGGTTTcattatttatgatttaatcTCCAGTTTgttcacactctctctcacacacacacaaaatactgAAACTGATAAGAGTTTACCTTTGTTACGCATTAGCATAGGTTGTGcacattctatttttatttcaagacACAATCCATGTAATAGAATACAAACAAATCCACCCTACATTAAATTTGTAACAACTCTCTCAGTAAAACTTGCAACAAGGACAACTGCTGTTTGCAATATTGGTAACACTGAGCTTTTACATATTCCAGTTAAAGTACCAATGCCCCAATAACCATTCATTggctaattgttttttttaattaaatctttAGTTTCAATAAAGTTTACAAACTgtagaaaatgtacaaatctaCAGTTCCTTGATCATATTGTGTTTTGAATGGTAGACCAAGTATGAAATAGTAAAAGCACATTTTGCTattgtgacattaaaacaagTTTTGGTTAATGCAATGCCTAATGTCATTATTTCAGAATAACTGAATAAGCAGAAATAATTTTTGTGGTAATCAGTcttatgccacaaatgctgttgGTTAAACATATAACTTGTAGGCTACTGAATCCAGAATATTCAATTTTGTAGCAATGTGATTGTCATGGCAATTACAAACTCTTAACAGCTGTACTTTTCCACCCATGGtaagaaaggaaaaaaacactCTACTATATCACACTTCTAAACAGGGACGTGCACAGACATTTTGATGGGCAGGGGCTCAAGTGGAAAAAAGGGCActtctcatatttatttaatttttttttctaaacaaaatgttaaatatattaggggtgtgtgatattggcaaaaaatatatcaatattttctgggattttatcaaTAACGatagacaatattttgctgagtgtgttattgtgctgatatcttaaGGACTactgtggacagctgactcctaaagtttttgatattctgcaTATTCTGTGGTGATCAGTtgacagcagtgatagaaatgaatcttttccaataagtttaaatagattttttaccttttatgggcatttttacctttataaagccctGCATGAGTGTGCATCATATTTTCAGTCAAATTCTTCAATtgaatcagtcaattagaataagtCATTTaagctgttaccaagcaaatgaaatcagtattgacaaaattaatctttgcactgcagagaaaacacagaagctgcattagaagtggcatttagatgcatttacacactgtttaatgcaggacatgaatgcatttaacctgcagttacaaatgcattaatactgtttcgatattttaaacataaaacgttgaacactgatatttgaattaaaaaaaaaaaaaagatttaaaaaaagatttaaaaaaaagttactttaaatgtgaaattaaaactgccagtaggtgacagcaagtcactgttaaaaagtgagtcattgcgactgaaccgaatcatttaaagtaaacggttgattcattcaggaacaaaacagcTGTTGCTCAGAGGCaaattgaaattatatttgttagcaaaatagagcaaaaacagttaATATTGTGCTTAAAACGTAAGtgttaatattaaattcttgtttattgaactgctgtataaaatcaatatcacatttgtaatcatgttgCTTTTTGGTGGAAAAACAAAACGTCAGCCTTCGCGTGCTACTGATTGACTATATGAAATTGTATAAGTATATAcatttctgcccccatatcttgagttttgtgatcattcttaatctaaatgcattttaataaacttaagcatgcagtgaaagaatgcacGCTGGTCTAACCTACTAGACTTTCTATTGCCTCAGCTAAACTTCTGCTAATTTACATGGTAGCTCTCTCATGAGTCATGGGTGTTAGCaagacaaattaatatatttgccTTTTGGATAATTAGCTGTAAATTCGAGGCACAGGTAGCTTAGTCTTTTGTTTATCACCACTCACCTCCACACCAAGACAAACACAActggagagggagggagggctTCACTTCTGCGGTCTGCGGTTCTGCCTGTCTGTGATGTGCATGTGTCGATCAATAATGTGTGCTACACTGCTGTGCTGCGCCGAGACGTGGAGGGAAGAAAGGCATCGGAACGCGACAATCTCATTTCCTGACCCGACctgatatttagattttttatttgtttgacagGGAAAGCTGTGCGCAAAcagaaacacacatgcacatgtcACGGGTGACGAATCGCGTACAGGCAGGAGCTGGAAATGGAGCTCGAGTTTCCACAGGGGACACTTTCAGTGGGGGACCGAGGAGGCTGCCGGTTCCGGGTGTATGGGCAAATGATGGAATTAACGACTGGAATTGCGATCAGGTGCGGGAGCGAGAGGATTAGAGTGGTGATTGGGGCGCGTGCTGCAGTAGGAGAGTATAAGAGGGCATTGCGATTGAGTTCAAGGAGAGTGCAGGGAGAGAGGGTTCAGAGGTGGTTGAGTATTCGGgtgggagaaaaagagagagatttggATCCGGGCAAGGAGAAGGATGGGCCGAAGGAGAAAGTGAGGAACTGAAGTGAGGTCAGCATCTGGGGTGAGATAGACTGTGTCGAACTCTAGTCGGATTATGGAACAATGGATGTCCTTGTGAATCGCATGGAATCGTATGATGATTGGAACTTTCGCGGAGGATTTATAACTGCATTGAGTGACTTGTGCTTCACAGCTGCTTTCCATCTAGCTTCACATCAGCGAGTGGGGGACGAGACCCCATGCCTGCGCCTTCTCTGAGTTGTGAGATTTGCAGTGCTTTATATTCACGTGTGGGTTGAAGTGAAACACGAGTGTGGGATCGAATTGCGGAAGGCAGTGGTGGTTCTAGCGAACGCACTCctctttttctttgtttacattcagtAACCGAAGCCGCTAAAAGCTGTGAAAGCCCGCTGATGCGGTTGAAAATACTCCCCTTTCTCTCTGTTTGAATCCAGTTGCAGAAAATGCTAAAAGCAGTGAAGGGCCTGCTAAAGTTGTGAGGTAGATGTACCCTTCTCTCTGTctgagtccagtgaagagccggctaaagctgtgagagtccagtgaagagccggctaaagctgtgagagtccagtgaagagccagctaaagctgtgaggtagATGTACCCTTCTCTCTGTctgagtccagtgaagagccggctaaagctgtgagagttCAGTGAAGAGCCagctaaagctgtgaggtagATGTACCCTTCTCTCTGTctgagtccagtgaagagcctgctaaagctgtgaggtagATGTACCCTTCTCTCTGTctgagtccagtgaagagccggctaaagctgtgaggtagATGTACCCTTCTCTCTGTctgagtccagtgaagagcctactaaagctgtgagagtccagtgaagagccaGCTAAATCTGTGAGGTAGATGTACCCTTCTCTCTGTctgagtccagtgaagagccgGCTTAAACTGTGAGAGTCCAGTGAAGAACCagctaaagctgtgaggtagATGTACCCTTCTCTCTGTctgagtccagtgaagagcctgctaaagctgtgaggtagATGTACCCTTCTCTCTGTctgagtccagtgaagagcctgctaaagctgtgaggtagATGTACCCTTCTCTCTGTctgagtccagtgaagagcctactaaagctgtgag
It encodes the following:
- the LOC131541816 gene encoding green-sensitive opsin-1-like isoform X1, which encodes MRNPQIPDFKFQICISAKYCSILTKAYLFSFQMMYKSKFQKLTFMTGFAVQGHMFFPNLLPISVLMLMVNTSKSHFGKPGFLSGIVVTFYYSLAGYMALGHTGCANEGFFATIGGQVSLWSLVVLIVICKPLWSFKFSSNHAIAGIIFTPFMTCSCSVPPFLGWSSQLSSTSISSHGSIFSPCLGTFYFKEDLT
- the opn1mw3 gene encoding green-sensitive opsin-3; translation: MNGTEGNNFYIPMSNRTGLVRSPFEYPQYYLAEPWQFKVLAVYMFFLMCFGFPINGLTLVVTAQHKKLRQPLNFILVNLAVAGTIMVCFGFTVTFYTAINGYFALGPTACAIEGFMATLGGQIALWSLVVLAIERYIVVCKPMGSFKFSTNHALAGIGFTWIMAMACAAPPLVGWSRYIPEGMQCSCGPDYYTLNPEYNNESYVIYMFVCHFIFPVTIIFFTYGRLVCTVKAAAAQQQDSASTQKAEREVTKMVILMVLGFLVAWTPYATVAAWIFFNRGAAFSAQFMAVPAFFSKSSSIFNPIIYVLLNKQFRNCMLTTLFCGKNPLGDDESSTVSTSKTEVSSVSPA
- the LOC131541816 gene encoding green-sensitive opsin-1-like isoform X2 — encoded protein: MDRLDFSGCANEGFFATIGGQVSLWSLVVLIVICKPLWSFKFSSNHAIAGIIFTPFMTCSCSVPPFLGWSSQLSSTSISSHGSIFSPCLGTFYFKEDLT